The proteins below come from a single Drosophila busckii strain San Diego stock center, stock number 13000-0081.31 chromosome X, ASM1175060v1, whole genome shotgun sequence genomic window:
- the LOC108606953 gene encoding kinesin-like protein Klp10A, translating into MDLISIGQSVKIKRTDGRVHGAVVSKVNPTARCITVEWYERGETKGKEVELDAILSLNPELASSEGADSAQHTAPEPKKQATAPNNLSRNPTQSTIGGGGGQTTRLTLTSNMLNKINETAVGTQHGNATGTATGLMRPRYVQSSSTSAAPIPQTRTISTLPTSNSSNAVHHLNSDRNTVTGIATANNSTATTTASTAAGAAAASASSVTGQRRSHALKEVERLKENREKRRARQAEIKEEKVALMNQDPGNPNWETAQMIREYQSTLEFFPLLDGQVIDDHQITVCVRKRPLSRKEVGRKEIDVISVPRKDVLMVHEPRNKVDLTKFLENHKFRFDYAFNDTCDNAMVYRYTAKPLVKTIFEGGMATCFAYGQTGSGKTHTMGGEFNGKVQDCKNGIYAMAAKDVFMTLSGPRYRSLNLVVSASFFEIYSGKVFDLLADKQKLRVLEDGKQQVQVVGLTEKVVDGVEEVLKLIQHGNAARTSGQTSANANSSRSHAVFQIVLRPAGSSKIHGKFSFIDLAGNERGVDTSSADRQTRMEGAEINKSLLALKECIRALGKQSAHLPFRVSKLTQVLRDSFIGEKSKTCMIAMISPGLSSCEHTLNTLRYADRVKELVVKEVPEAGLGDSDLIEIMDDEEEEDDQQLDELGGMPQHSGHHHAHHQHHHASLQQRTHNNNNNNSKNGNGANMDLAMLSSLSEHEMSDELIVQHQAIDDLQQTEEMVVEYHRSVNATLENFLAESKALYDLTNFVDYDQDAYCKRGETMFSTLLEIAIQCRDMMAEYRTKLAKEEMLSCNFKPQNNKR; encoded by the exons ATGGATTTGATTAGCATTGGACAAAGCGTTAAAATCAAACGCACAGATGGACGCGTGCATGGAGCTGTGGTATCCAAAGTGAATCCCACAGCGCGCTGCATTACCGTAGAATGGTACGAACGTGGCGAGACCAAAGGCAAGGAGGTTGAACTGGATGCCATATTGTCACTAAATCCAGAGCTGGCCAGCTCTGAGGGTGCGGACAGTGCACAGCATACAGCTCCGGAGCCCAAAAAGCAAGCCACAGCGCCCAACAATCTATCGCGCAATCCCACACAGTCCACAATCGGAGGCGGCGGTGGTCAAACAACACGCCTCACCTTAACCAGCAATATGCTAAACAAAATCAACGAGACAGCCGTCGGCACCCAGCATGGCAATGCAACAGGAACAGCAACAGGCCTGATGCGTCCACGCTATGTCCAAAGCTCGTCCACCAGTGCTGCACCGATTCCACAAACGCGCACCATATCCACGCTGcccacaagcaacagcagcaatgcggTGCATCATCTCAACAGTGATCGCAACACAGTTACAGGCATTGCCACGGCAAACAATTCGACAGCCACAACCACAGCAAGCACTGCCGCTGGCGCGGCTGCTGCCTCGGCGAGCTCAGTAACGGGACAGCGGCGTTCGCATGCCTTAAAGGAAGTGGAACGCCTCAAGGAGAATCGTGAAAAGCGTCGTGCACGTCAAGCTGAAATTAAGGAGGAAAAGGTTGCGCTTATGAATCAAGATCCCGGCAATCCCAATTGGGAAACGGCGCAAATGATACGCGAATATCAGAGCACACTCGAGTTTTTCCCGCTGCTCGATGGCCAAGTCATCGACGATCATCAGATTACAGTTTGTGTGCGCAAGCGTCCGCTTAGCCGCAAGGAAGTAGGACGCAAGGAGATCGATGTCATATCGGTGCCCCGCAAGGATGTCCTCATGGTGCATGAGCCGCGCAACAAAGTTGATTTAACCAAATTCTTAGAAAATCACAAATTTCGCTTCGATTACGCGTTCAACGATACTTGCGACAATGCTATGGTATACAG ATATACAGCAAAGCCTTTGGTTAAGACCATCTTCGAAGGTGGCATGGCGACTTGCTTTGCTTATGGCCAGACTGGATCTGGAAAAACACATACCATGGGCGGCGAGTTCAATGGCAAGGTGCAGGATTGTAAAAATGGCATCTACGCAATGGCAGCCAAGGATGTGTTCATGACATTGAGCGGTCCACGCTATCGCTCGCTCAATCTTGTCGTCTCGGCCAGCTTCTTTGAGATTTATAGCGGCAAG GTCTTTGATTTGCTAGCGGATAAACAGAAGCTGCGCGTGCTGGAGGACGGCAAGCAACAGGTGCAAGTGGTTGGCCTCACCGAGAAGGTGGTGGACGGCGTCGAGGAGGTGCTCAAGCTTATACAGCACGGCAATGCGGCGCGCACATCGGGCCAGACTTCGGCCAATGCCAATTCGTCGCGCTCCCATGCTGTATTTCAAATTGTGCTGCGTCCCGCGGGCAGCAGCAAGATTCACGGCAAATTCTCGTTCATCGATTTGGCGGGCAATGAGCGTGGCGTCGACACCTCATCGGCGGACAGGCAGACGCGCATGGAGGGCGCCGAGATAAACAAATCGCTGCTGGCACTCAAGGAGTGCATTCGAGCATTGGGCAAACAGTCGGCACATTTGCCGTTCCGCGTGTCCAAACTGACGCAAGTGTTGCGCGATTCGTTTATTGGCGAGAAGAGCAAAACATGCATGATAGCCATGATATCGCCGGGTCTGAGCAGTTGTGAGCATACGCTGAATACACTGCGCTATGCCGATCGTGTCAAGGAGCTGGTGGTCAAAGAGGTGCCCGAAGCTGGTCTAGGCGACAGCGATCTCATTGAGATTATGGAcgacgaggaggaggaggatgatCAGCAACTGGATGAGCTGGGCGGCATGCCGCAACATTCTGGACATCACCATGCCCACCATCAGCATCACCATGCCTCACTGCAGCAGCGCActcacaataacaacaataataacagcaagAACGGCAATGGAGCCAACATGGATCTGGCCATGCTGAGTTCGCTGAGC GAACACGAAATGTCGGACGAGTTGATTGTGCAACATCAGGCCATTGATGACTTGCAGCAAACGGAGGAGATGGTCGTCGAATATCATCGCAGTGTGAATGCAACGTTGGAGAATTTCCTAGCTGAATCGAAGGCATTATATGATTTAACCAATTTTGTTGATTATGATCAGGATGCGTATTGCAAACGTGGCGAGACCATGTTCTCAACATTATTAGAAATTGCCATACAATGTCGTGATATGATGGCCGAATATCGTACCAAATTGGCCAAAGAGGAGATGTTGTCTTGCAATTTTAAGCCGCAAAATAACAAACGTTAG
- the LOC108605054 gene encoding guanine nucleotide-binding protein subunit alpha homolog — protein sequence MTVVGVLIRACDDRTNRLEESKNIFDTIVNNNTFKGISIILFLKKTDLLEQKVSNPETDIRGYYPQFSGNPHSLLDVQNFILQMFMSVRRSSSTSRIYHHFTTAIDTCNINVVFNSVKDTILQRILNQLML from the exons ATGAC TGTCGTAGGAGTTTTGATCAGGGCTTGCGATGATAGAACGAATCGACTGGAAGAGTCCAAGAATATATTTGATACCATTGTGAATAATAATACATTCAAGGGTATTTCAATAATACTGTTTCTGAAAAAAACCGATTTGCTGGAGCAGAAAGTAAGCAATCCGGAGACTGATATACGCGGGTACTATCCACAGTTTAGTGGCAATCCACACTCGCTGCTAGATGtccaaaattttatattgcaaatgtTCATGAGTGtgaggcgcagcagcagcaccagtcGTATTTATCATCACTTTACCACTGCCATAGACACGTGCAACATCAATGTGGTGTTCAACTCGGTAAAGGACACAATACTGCAACGCATTCTAAACCAATTGATGCTATAA
- the LOC108605055 gene encoding uncharacterized protein LOC108605055, whose product MLSMKLCFLLICVLIKLSHGTELEGQAHAGEGQLLPSVCRKDANGSMLSVEIRLPFMDMELRHERRVHVLSEEQQQLLLVLHGSDLFQLQLSSQDKRLVRLGVLAGRVGQQEALAAAVISWREYLLLAVALEDSMEIYQLQQHALLHSNQLQFEPIQQLTLPGKLQHLHLLKPTQQQVLLLLAAQYTQTQHKLKTLEWLDSYFNPVEELTVPAIKAFQVLAQQPIYVITGRSLRGQSKLVLSIYELETPTLRLQRRQSLTLQSKQIHSAHFRGRNWLLACGSNSSSSPSNCILFRMVEGNFVVYRKHVLRQLQFAHLLATNRGQLLIGARQNGEVLVFNSHRLDCYSGFGVGTVAPSGLFSMRNPLNETFVVLSYVSSEGDMMLRMVQLAGVLDTNTLSASSERNDDLSSVQLHRHEFEEQINALRSLLLQHKKLIAEVRPLLQFDMEQPLHMRVGGRIDHVHVQSHHLQSPTQLQQRVAQLREQLLPRTRTRRAFGAGNAQDTLKVKRLHVQNLVYAEPLLPGHSLDSSQTPAILSVKLPLLTKTLQTPELLTPENYKGASGSSTAAPPPPLQSEHNLVVHNLHVERINNISWFDFYDSLYLRSRDHDYRIEGRLIVQSKARVVNLETQLLNGLVVRQLFNLRQPQVVQSNLYMSAFYATEVQAKLVNGLDFAKDIVYRGDNDTLIETPVSIKQLSVSGDLLVANETKWARQLTVEPSERHNMLQQYYTGTVTITGSLTVNNLRRDTQETLLQLLSGINLNKTELATKYLLREAPQNLSQLSFGNARVSMPQLKSEHINQHATLQHLLSGGNATSATATSEKALHIIFMNASIEGNVYCSNYSSKLAQLAGDAVRQGEVATIRSHKRFEAPLQLQALATAQLNGCNISELLLKSEQDANFTGGDKSFGNIVVQQGLQVQQQLQLQQLNELPLAQLATHAQSVQRLELPQMPQLQSLQMQRLNGLQFDVLLSQQNAQLQLQQKQLIIEGNVRFEQPLQLQQLNQLQWTAYVQQLVMSRAPPAAIKGRKRFLQPVQLSSDLQTRHINGVDVAALLLQNTLLRGMPQSIGGNYSFQRLQLSNLDVPSINGMRAADFVDTRQSALQLQGAWHLQQLQLNGSLSCGLKLPQPQTQLERQQRWRKLIVLGDALHAPATPTELHYLQQHAVRRRGAAQAISAHVRLQGAQLGVLQSVRSFNKRLNLSHIAADALLRYAPAEQQVWTPLQLQAPVSAVSLRAPARSQFGSLNGIDLQRLNDSLYRLSSGAPIAAKLQFQQPLLVRQLRLQGQLNGKPIDGIFEPTLAASAWPAVRLHKQQLFVSQALQLAELNGMHLDYLLQQRVPLRGAPLELYGQLSFEQLQLGAQTLLRSINNITLQQVLYKRATQLQAVAGAKTFQGGIRLRSPAHIMRLNGKDLSESYMQSIFTNRNYNIDSLLLDAAAFEAGMLQAPLLAATALQLQRLETQLQQQQRSQRLLYLEFDATSYQLMPHALPHANLQLNQTLMLLPPRSSCERHELQAQLSYATQRVHLRNVSLPQQRQRLQLQRDFIRIKAQNYCQAQRFRSRIKLSCRAATHTLGLRQHVQSLQLPQFGNYSLLLISTPHEVRVLHVTHSNCSLRDWQSLRPAAGRLMQLLPLDDDNRTTLLLTSGLLAHLPVVTVHRLNPQTQRFELLQHIEGDYDLAVWQPQLQPQPQLLLSCLQCQHITVLAFDAATQQFTHLQQLRLQARIQQLLPFGVQQVPHLLVLSTPSSENFYLLNYAPPQGWQQLSFGFKAELQWSWPLIAPGAQLNNSTDVLLLCGEEHCRLVKALLD is encoded by the exons ATGTTGTCAATGAAGTTGTGTTTTTTACTAATTTGTGTATTAATTAAGCTG AGCCATGGAACGGAGCTGGAGGGACAAGCGCATGCGGGCGAGGGTCAACTGCTACCCAGCGTGTGCCGCAAGGATGCCAACGGCAGCATGTTGAGCGTGGAGATACGTTTGCCCTTTATGGACATGGAGCTGCGGCACGAGCGGCGCGTGCACGTGCTCAgtgaggagcagcagcagttgctcttGGTGCTGCATGGCAGCGATCTcttccagctgcagctgagcagccAGGACAAGCGACTGGTGCGTCTGGGCGTGCTGGCTGGCCGTGTGGGCCAGCAGGAGGCGCTGGCCGCCGCCGTCATCAGTTGGCGTGagtatttgctgcttgccgtGGCGCTGGAGGATAGCATGGAGATctatcagctgcagcagcatgcgcTGCTCCATAGCAATCAACTGCAATTTGAGCCCATTCAGCAGCTGACGCTGCCAGGCAAATTGCAGCACCTGCATTTGCTCAAACccacgcagcagcaagtgctgctgctgctggcagcgcagtaCACACAAACGCAGCACAAGCTCAA AACTCTGGAGTGGCTGGACTCTTACTTTAATCCCGTGGAGGAGCTCACTGTGCCGGCTATCAAAGCATTCCAAGTGCTGGCACAACAACCCATCTATGTGATCACTGGACGTTCACTGCGTGGACAGTCAAAG CTTGTGCTCAGCATCTATGAGCTAGAGACGCCTACGTTGCGTCTGCAGCGACGTCAGAGCTTAACGCTGCAGTCGAAGCAAATTCATTCGGCGCATTTTCGTGGACGCAACTGGCTGCTcgcttgtggcagcaactcaTCCTCCTCTCCCAGCAATTGCATTCTCTTTCGCATGGTCGAGGGCAACTTTGTCGTCTATCGCAAGCAtgtgctgcgccagctgcagttCGCCCATCTACTCGCCACCAATCGGGGTCAACTGTTGATTGGGGCACGTCAGAATGGCGAGGTGTTGGTCTTCAACAGCCATCGCCTGGACTGCTACAGTGGCTTCGGTGTTGGCACAGTTGCGCCCAGTGGTCTCTTCAGCATGCGCAACCCGCTCAATGAAACCTTCGTGGTGCTGAGCTATGTGAGCAGTGAGGGCGACATGATGTTGCGCATGGTTCAGCTGGCTGGCGTGCTGGACACAAACACGTTGAGCGCCAGCTCGGAGCGCAATGAtg ATTTGAGCAGCGTGCAGTTGCATCGTCATGAGTTCGAGGAGCAGATCAATGCGCTGCGCAGTCTGTTGCTGCAACACAAGAAACTAATTGCAGAGGTGCGTCCCTTGCTGCAGTTTGACATGGAGCAGCCGCTGCATATGCGTGTAGGCGGACGCATTGACCATGTGCATGTGCAGAGTCATCACTTGCAGAGTcccacacagctgcagcaacgtGTGGCACAGCTGCGGGAACAGCTGCTGCCTCGAACGCGCACCAGACGAGCCTTTGGCGCTGGCAATGCGCAGGATACGCTCAAGGTGAAGCGGCTGCATGTGCAGAATCTCGTCTATGCGGAGCCGTTGCTGCCAGGTCACTCCTTGGACAGCAGCCAGACACCTGCCATACTAAGCGttaagctgccgctgctgacgAAGACGCTGCAGACGCCGGAGCTGTTAACGCCAGAGAACTACAAAGGCGCCAGCGGATcctcaacagcagcaccaccaccgccaCTGCAGTCGGAGCACAACTTGGTGGTGCATAATTTGCACGTGGAGCGCATTAACAATATTTCCTGGTTTGATTTCTATGACTCACTCTATCTACGCTCACGTGACCACGACTATCGCATTGAAGGACGCCTCATAGTGCAGTCGAAGGCGCGTGTGGTGAACCTGGAGACGCAGCTGCTCAATGGCTTGGTGGTGCGGCAGCTATTCAATTTGCGGCAGCCACAAGTGGTCCAGTCCAATCTATACATGTCCGCATTCTATGCCACCGAAGTCCAAGCGAAACTCGTCAATGGCCTGGATTTTGCTAAGGACATTGTTTATCGCGGCGACAACGATACCTTAATTGAAA CACCAGTGAGCATCAAACAGTTGAGCGTATCAGGCGATTTGCTTGTGGCAAATGAAACGAAATGGGCGCGTCAACTGACAGTGGAGCCAAGTGAGCGCCACAATATGTTGCAGCAATATTACACTGGCACAGTAACGATCACTGGCTCGCTAACGGTTAACAATTTGAGGCGCGATACGCAAgagacgctgctgcagctgctaagcGGCATCAACTTGAATAAAACCGAACTTGCAACAAAGTATTTGCTGCGAGAGGCGCCACAG AACTTAAGCCAGCTGAGCTTTGGCAACGCCAGAGTCAGCATGCCGCAACTCAAAAGTGAGCATATTAACCAGCATGCCACTTTGCAACACTTGCTAAGCGGCGGCAATGCAACAAGTGCAACTGCCACATCGGAGAAAGCtttgcatataatatttatgaatgcCAGCATTGAGGGAAATGTGTATTGCAGCAATTATAGCTCGAAGCTGGCACAGCTGGCAGGGGACGCAGTGCGTCAAGGCGAGGTGGCAACTATAAGGTCGCACAAGCGCTTCGAGGCgccactgcagctgcaggcgctTGCCACAGCCCAGCTAAATGGCTGCAACATAAGCGAGCTGCTGTTGAAGTCAGAACAAGACGCGAATTTCACTGGAGGAGACAAAAGCTTTGGCAACATTGTGGTGCAGCAGGGACTGCAggtgcaacagcaattgcagttgcaacagctgaacgagctgccgctggcgcagcttgccacacacgcacaaagcGTGCAACGTCTGGAACTGCCACAAATGCCGCAACTGCAATCACTGCAAATGCAGCGACTAAACGGACTTCAGTTCGATGTGCTGCTGAGCCAGCAGAacgcgcagctgcagctgcaacagaaGCAACTCATAATCGAGGGCAACGTGCGCTTTGAGCAgccgctgcagttgcagcaactcaATCAGCTGCAGTGGACGGCGTATGTGCAACAATTGGTGATGAGCAGAGCGCCGCCCGCTGCCATCAAAGGACGCAAGCGTTTCTTGCAGCCCGTGCAGCTCAGCAGCGATTTACAAACGCGGCACATAAATGGCGTCGatgtggcagcgctgctgctgcagaacaCGCTGCtgcgtggcatgccacaaagcATAGGCGGCAACTACAGCTTTCAGCGACTGCAGCTAAGCAATTTGGATGTGCCCAGCATCAATGGCATGCGGGCTGCAGATTTTGTGGACACGCGCCAGTCcgcgttgcagttgcaaggtGCATggcacttgcagcagctgcagctaaacgGCAGTCTAAGCTGCGGCCTAAAGCTGCCGCAGCCGCAAACACAACTGGAGCGGCAGCAACGCTGGCGCAAGCTCATAGTGCTAGGTGATGCGCTGCATGCCCCAGCGACGCCAACTGAGCTGCACtatttgcagcaacatgcagTGCGACGTCGCGGCGCTGCGCAAGCCATAAGCGCACATGTGCGACTGCAAGGAGCGCAGCTGGGAGTGCTGCAAAGCGTGCGCAGCTTCAACAAGCGGCTCAATCTAAGCCACATAGCTGCGGATGCGTTGCTGCGTTACGCGCCCGCAGAGCAGCAAGTGTGgacgccgctgcagctgcaggcgcCTGTCAGCGCCGTCAGCTTACGCGCTCCAGCGCGCAGTCAGTTTGGCAGCCTCAATGGCATCGATCTGCAGCGTCTGAACGACTCACTGTATCGCTTATCAAGTGGCGCGCCCATTGCCGCCAAGCTGCAGTTCCAGCAGCCGCTGCTTGTGCGCCAGCTGCGGCTGCAGGGCCAACTCAATGGCAAGCCCATTGACGGCATCTTTGAGCCAACACTGGCAGCCAGTGCATGGCCAGCAGTGCGTctgcacaagcagcagctgtttgtgtCGCAGGCGCTGCAATTGGCTGAACTCAATGGCATGCATTTGGattatttgttgcagcaacgcGTGCCGCTGCGTGGCGCACCGCTGGAGCTTTATGGCCAGCTCAgctttgagcagctgcagctgggcgCGCAGACGCTGCTGCGCAGCATTAACAACATTACGCTGCAGCAGGTGCTATACAAGCgtgccacacagctgcaggCTGTTGCTGGCGCCAAGACCTTCCAGGGCGGCATACGGCTGCGCAGTCCGGCGCATATAATGCGACTCAATGGCAAAGATTTGAGCGAGTCCTATATGCAAAGCATCTTCACCAATCGCAACTACAACATCGACAGCTTGCTGCTGGACGCGGCAGCATTTGAGGCAGGCATGTTGCAAGCACCGCTGCTTGCTGCTACagcattgcagctgcagcgcttggagacgcagctgcagcagcagcagcgcagtcaacgcTTGCTCTATCTGGAGTTTGATGCAACCAGCTATCAGTTGATGCCACACGCTCTGCCACATGCCAACTTGCAGCTTAATCAAacgctgatgctgctgccgccgcgcagcagctgcgagcGTCATGAGCTGCAGGCGCAACTCTCGTATGCCACACAGCGCGTGCATTTGCGCAATGTAagcttgccacagcagcggcagcggctgcaactgcagcgcgACTTCATACGCATCAAGGCGCAAAATTATTGCCAGGCTCAGCGCTTCAGAAGTCGCATCAAGTTGAGTTGCCGCGCGGCAACGCATACGCTGGGCTTGCGGCAACATGTGCAGTcgctgcaactgccacaatTTGGCAACTACAGCTTGCTGTTGATTAGCACGCCGCACGAGGTGCGCGTGTTGCATGTAACGCACTCCAACTGCAGCTTGCGTGATTGGCAATCGCTGCGGCCTGCCGCTGGACGCTTgatgcagttgctgccacttgacGACGACAACCGCACGACGTTGCTGCTCACGAGCGGCCTGTTGGCGCATCTGCCAGTGGTCACTGTACATCGCTTGAATCCCCAGACGCAAcgctttgagctgctgcaacataTCGAAGGCGACTACGATTTggctgtgtggcagccacagttgcagccacagccacagctacTGCTCAGCTGTCTGCAGTGCCAGCATATAACGGTGCTTGCTTTTGATGCTGCCACACAGCAATTCAcgcacttgcaacagctgcgacTGCAAGCGCGCatacaacagctgctgccgtTTGGCGTGCAACAAGTGCCACATCTACTGGTCCTCAGCACGCCCAGCTCGGAGAACTTCTACTTGCTCAACTATGCGCCGCCACAGggctggcagcagctgagctTCGGCTTCAAGGCCGAGCTTCAATGGTCCTGGCCCTTAATAGCGCCCGGAGCGCAGCTCAACAATTCCAcggatgtgctgctgctttgcggTGAAGAGCACTGCCGACTGGTCAAGGCTCTGCTGGATTGA
- the LOC108605853 gene encoding sericin-2 — translation MDIMDIQAVESKLSDVTVTPIPRSQVQNFYNYQQQREQREQQPQIQISAIHHSRGGNSSSGNNNNSSSNNSSQMVASDYSTNNSGNNSSSSKRDRAAASAAAAAAVAALQYSPQFLQAQLALLQQQSNTTATPSSTSSSSTSAAAAAAAAAAAAISLANIAAVSNGRNSNSNANLNSNSSNINVNNLGLNLTQSQLKYPPPSTSPLVTTQQSANITTPLTSTANLPTVGSQQPGNGLSKYAQLLAVIEEMGRDIRPTYTGSRSSTERLKRGIVHARILVRECLMETERAARQ, via the coding sequence ATGGACATTATGGACATACAAGCTGTCGAATCTAAGCTTAGTGACGTCACAGTGACACCAATACCACGCTCCCAAGTACAAAACTTCTACaactatcagcagcagcgcgaacAGCGtgaacagcagccacaaatacaaatatccGCCATACATCATTCGCGCGGTGGCAACAGCAGTagcggcaacaataacaacagcagcagcaacaatagcagccaAATGGTTGCCAGCGATTATTCGACCAAtaacagtggcaacaacagcagcagcagcaaacgcgatcgtgcagcagcttcagctgccgccgcagctgcagtAGCAGCCTTACAATACTCGCCACAATTTCTCCAAGCCCAGCTGGCGCTGCTTCAGCAACAATCAAATACCACTGCCACACCATCGAGCACATCCTCCTCGtccacatcagcagcagcggcagcagctgctgcagccgcagcagccatTTCACTAGCCAACATTGCTGCCGTTTCAAATggacgcaacagcaacagcaatgcaaatcttaatagcaacagcagcaacatcaacgtCAACAATCTTGGCTTGAATCTCACACAGTCGCAGCTTAAATACCCGCCACCATCAACATCACCGCTGGTAACCACACAACAATCGGCGAATATAACCACACCACTAACATCCACCGCCAATCTGCCGACGGTgggcagccagcagccaggcAATGGCCTTAGCAAGTACGCCCAGCTGTTGGCTGTCATTGAGGAAATGGGCCGCGACATACGTCCAACATATACGGGCTCGCGCAGCTCCACGGAGCGTTTGAAGCGCGGCATTGTTCATGCTCGCATTCTAGTGCGTGAGTGCCTCATGGAAACGGAGCGGGCGGCACGTCAATGA
- the LOC108606126 gene encoding uncharacterized protein LOC108606126, with translation MQALKLVVCLVVMWASVVFGAGCEFEGKQLKVGEWMQPKDKCLKLECKADGVAAMGGCPAPVVILPTQKCTRIEEDGTKPWGSCCEQVICEA, from the exons ATGCAAGCTCTAAAATTGGTGGTCTGCCTGGTGGTCATGTGGGCCTCCGTTGTATTTGGTG CTGGTTGTGAATTTGAGGGTAAACAGCTGAAGGTGGGTGAATGGATGCAGCCCAAGGATAAATGTCTAAAGCTTGAGTGCAAAGCCGATGGAGTAGCTGCTATGGGAGG CTGCCCAGCGCCCGTCGTAATACTTCCTACCCAAAAATGCACCCGCATCGAGGAAGACGGTACTAAACCCTGGGGTTCTTGCTGTGAGCAAGTTATTTGCGAAGCGTAA